In the genome of Anguilla rostrata isolate EN2019 unplaced genomic scaffold, ASM1855537v3 scaf1024, whole genome shotgun sequence, one region contains:
- the LOC135247012 gene encoding uncharacterized protein LOC135247012, with amino-acid sequence MSSDPPKKPLMGTNPPIELWLGFVNDVPLVGTSADMVDGFIALLQGDLKTAEAKGYKGFLDSAGIHQLKPGSILQNHKSQTAIGCSAKVSKDINDYIIQAVKPGASAAITAAKAAKSGADLHKNLIAPFEILRGKLRERGIDLARDVIQARRASRGEHVFNNALLGLYGSIIDAFIQRHVTVGDRVTLVGHIPNSRVSDAFQGHAPNGDHINLTADQRRNITTWVVHIPDNVVYVPINNILFAYMPYNGLKQKPASTPVLLG; translated from the exons ATGTCATCCGACCCACCTAAGAAACCGTTGATGGGAACCAACCCTCCGATAGAACTGTGGTTGGGATTCGTGAACGACGTGCCCTTGGTGGGCACTTCCGCCGACATGGTGGACGGCTTCATTGCTCTGCTCCAGGGAGACCTAAAGACCGCAGAGGCCAAGGGCTATAAGGGCTTTCTAG ATTCAGCTGGAATCCATCAACTGAAGCCAGGGTCCATCCTTCAGAACCACAAAAGCCAGACAGCAATCGGGTGCAGTGCCAAAGTATCCAAAGACATAAACGACTACATTATACAGGCGGTTAAACCAGGGGCGAGCGCCGCCATCACAGCAGCTAAGGCAGCCAAGTCAGGTGCCGATTTACACAAAAACCTTATCGCGCCTTTCGAGATACTCAGGGGTAAACTGAGAGAACGTGGTATAGACCTGGCCAGAGATGTGATCCAGGCCCGAAGGGCTAGCCGGGGAGAACACGTTTTCAACAACGCCCTGCTGGGGCTATATGGGTCCATAATCGATGCGTTCATTCAAAGACACGTCACAGTTGGTGACAGAGTGACGCTGGTTGGCCATATTCCGAACAGCCGGGTTAGTGACGCCTTTCAAGGGCACGCCCCAAACGGTGATCACATCAACCTGACCGCTGATCAGAGACGAAACATTACCACCTGGGTGGTACACATTCCTGACAATGTGGTATATGTGCCAATCAACAATATCCTGTTTGCATACATGCCTTATAatgggctaaagcaaaaacctgcatccacaccgGTTCTTTTGGGATAA